The Thiorhodovibrio litoralis genome includes a window with the following:
- a CDS encoding argininosuccinate synthase gives MPAQQVKKVVLAYSGGLDTSVILKWLQQEYGCEVVTFTADIGQGEELEPARAKAQAAGVKEIYIDDLREEFVRDFVYPMFRANALYEGEYLLGTSIARPLIAKRLVEIARETGADAISHGATGKGNDQVRFELGAYGLNPEIQIIAPWREWDLLSREKLLAYAEQHGIPVEMKREGNKSPYSMDANLLHISYEGYDLEDPWVEPGADMWRWTRDPQQAPDAPQEIELRFERGDIVAIDGNPMSPAQVLAELNRIGGEHGIGRADIVENRYVGMKSRGCYETPGGTIMLKAHRAMESLTLDREAAHLKDELMPRYASLIYNGYWFSPERNMLQAAIDQTQQVVNGEVRLKLYKGNVLVTGRRSASDSLFDASIATFEEDAGAYDQGDATGFIRLNALRLRVAGRKGRL, from the coding sequence ATGCCTGCACAACAGGTTAAAAAGGTCGTGCTCGCTTATTCCGGCGGGCTTGACACTTCGGTAATTCTCAAATGGCTGCAGCAGGAATATGGCTGCGAGGTGGTCACCTTCACCGCTGACATCGGCCAGGGCGAGGAGCTTGAGCCGGCGCGCGCCAAGGCTCAGGCGGCGGGGGTGAAGGAAATCTACATTGACGATCTGCGCGAGGAGTTCGTGCGCGATTTCGTCTACCCCATGTTCCGCGCCAATGCGCTTTATGAGGGCGAATATCTGCTCGGCACCTCCATCGCACGTCCGCTGATCGCCAAGCGTTTGGTCGAGATCGCGCGGGAGACGGGCGCCGATGCCATCTCTCACGGCGCCACCGGCAAAGGCAACGACCAGGTGCGTTTCGAGCTGGGCGCCTATGGGCTAAATCCGGAGATTCAGATCATCGCGCCCTGGCGCGAATGGGATCTGCTCTCGCGCGAGAAGCTGCTGGCCTACGCCGAGCAGCACGGCATTCCGGTGGAAATGAAGCGCGAGGGTAACAAGTCGCCCTACTCCATGGACGCCAACCTGCTGCACATCTCCTACGAGGGCTATGATCTGGAAGACCCCTGGGTCGAGCCGGGTGCTGATATGTGGCGCTGGACGCGCGATCCGCAGCAGGCACCGGATGCCCCGCAGGAGATCGAACTGCGCTTTGAGCGCGGCGACATCGTCGCCATCGACGGCAACCCCATGAGCCCGGCGCAGGTGCTCGCGGAACTCAATCGCATCGGCGGCGAGCATGGCATCGGCCGCGCCGACATTGTTGAGAATCGCTATGTCGGCATGAAATCGCGCGGCTGTTACGAGACCCCCGGCGGCACCATCATGCTGAAGGCGCATCGGGCGATGGAATCGCTCACGCTCGACCGCGAGGCGGCGCACCTGAAAGACGAGCTGATGCCCCGCTATGCCAGCCTGATCTACAACGGCTATTGGTTCAGCCCGGAGCGGAACATGCTCCAGGCCGCGATTGACCAGACCCAGCAGGTAGTCAATGGCGAAGTACGGCTAAAGCTCTACAAGGGCAATGTATTGGTCACCGGCCGGCGCTCAGCGAGCGACAGTCTGTTCGATGCCAGCATCGCCACCTTTGAGGAAGACGCCGGCGCTTATGATCAGGGCGACGCAACCGGCTTTATCCGGCTGAATGCGCTGCGCCTGCGGGTGGCTGGGCGCAAGGGGCGGCTTTAG
- a CDS encoding gamma-butyrobetaine hydroxylase-like domain-containing protein, with protein MEQNPRPTDIQLHSQSRVLEIIYDDGAHYRLPCEYLRVYSPSAEVRGHTPDQAKLQIGKEEVKITNLEPIGNYAVKIFFDDGHKSGLFDWAYLYKLGRGWQPLWQDYLQRLRDVGRKRMAEDPFDQLQARGQPPSDLPRVH; from the coding sequence ATGGAGCAAAACCCACGCCCGACCGATATTCAGCTGCACAGCCAATCCCGCGTGCTCGAGATCATCTACGACGACGGCGCCCATTACCGCCTGCCGTGCGAATATCTGCGCGTCTACTCACCCTCGGCCGAGGTGCGCGGCCACACGCCGGATCAGGCCAAACTTCAGATTGGCAAAGAGGAGGTGAAGATCACCAATCTTGAGCCAATCGGCAACTATGCCGTGAAAATCTTCTTCGATGACGGGCACAAGTCCGGGCTGTTCGACTGGGCCTACCTGTACAAACTCGGCCGCGGCTGGCAACCGCTGTGGCAGGATTATCTGCAACGCCTGCGCGATGTCGGACGCAAGCGCATGGCAGAGGACCCATTCGACCAGCTCCAGGCCCGCGGCCAGCCGCCGTCGGACCTGCCGCGCGTGCATTAG
- the hemH gene encoding ferrochelatase has product MKYKNVVDFQHDMPEKLGVLMLNLGTPDAPTPNAVRRYLAEFLNDPRVVEVPRPLWWFILHGVILRVRPARSARAYQAVWTDRGSPLLDIAQRQAAGLQQRLTQRVGSSVRVELAMRYGNPSVSGALERLKADHVRRLLVLPLYPQYSGTTTASTFDAVTEELSTWRWLPELRFVNQYHDDPAYIDALVASIRTAWAEKGEPERLLFTFHGIPKRYFTAGDPYHCHCQKTARMVADSLGLDEDRWLVSFQSRVGRDEWLQPYTDETLKLWGSDGVKSVHVIAPGFSADCLETLEEIDVENRRYFLEAGGGDYYYIPCLNDALAHLDMLAGLVARHTCGWPEMSTTGAACPHQVKLAAAG; this is encoded by the coding sequence ATGAAATACAAGAACGTTGTCGATTTTCAGCATGACATGCCGGAGAAGCTCGGCGTGCTAATGCTCAATCTCGGCACCCCGGACGCACCCACCCCGAATGCCGTGCGCCGCTATCTTGCCGAGTTTCTGAATGACCCGCGCGTGGTCGAGGTTCCGCGCCCGCTGTGGTGGTTTATTCTGCACGGCGTCATCCTGCGCGTGCGCCCAGCGCGCTCCGCCCGCGCCTATCAGGCGGTCTGGACTGATCGCGGCTCGCCGTTGCTCGACATCGCCCAGCGCCAGGCTGCGGGGCTGCAACAACGTCTCACCCAGCGCGTCGGATCAAGTGTGCGCGTTGAGCTCGCCATGCGCTACGGTAACCCATCGGTCTCGGGGGCACTCGAGCGGCTCAAGGCCGACCACGTGCGCCGCCTGCTGGTGCTGCCGCTCTATCCCCAGTACTCAGGCACTACCACGGCGTCTACATTCGATGCCGTGACCGAAGAGCTCAGCACCTGGCGTTGGCTGCCCGAGCTACGCTTCGTCAACCAATACCACGATGATCCCGCCTACATCGACGCCCTCGTCGCGAGCATCCGCACAGCATGGGCCGAGAAGGGCGAGCCCGAGCGGCTGTTATTCACCTTTCACGGTATTCCAAAGCGCTACTTCACCGCCGGTGACCCTTACCACTGCCACTGCCAGAAAACCGCGCGCATGGTCGCCGACAGCCTCGGGCTTGATGAAGACCGCTGGCTGGTCTCCTTCCAGTCGCGCGTCGGCCGCGACGAATGGTTGCAGCCATACACCGATGAGACCCTCAAGCTCTGGGGCAGCGATGGCGTCAAGAGCGTCCATGTTATCGCCCCCGGTTTCTCTGCCGACTGCCTGGAGACGCTTGAAGAAATCGACGTCGAAAACCGCCGCTATTTCCTCGAGGCCGGCGGCGGAGATTACTACTATATCCCCTGCCTCAACGACGCCCTCGCTCACCTCGACATGCTTGCAGGCCTGGTCGCCCGCCACACCTGCGGCTGGCCCGAAATGAGCACAACGGGCGCCGCCTGTCCGCATCAGGTTAAGTTGGCGGCAGCGGGTTGA
- a CDS encoding hemerythrin domain-containing protein — protein sequence MSALINRLTRDHRRFGRIMTLLEGLVARFHGGEEPDYELMCELLEYVVDYADQVHHRSEELIFAAMGEAISKTAPGAGSGTDSPPQSGELSATAQPTGIDAVALQQALDSLSAQHQQLEDMNRAFRDAIEGIVHEEVLSRDTVAEQGQAMISLMRTHIADEEARVFPAARELLSTDDWVRLEAQAPSAADPVFGQLDPLRFRTLYDYLKDELDAEDAE from the coding sequence ATGAGTGCGCTAATCAATCGGCTGACCCGTGATCATCGCCGCTTCGGGCGCATCATGACGCTGCTTGAGGGTCTGGTTGCGCGTTTTCATGGCGGCGAGGAGCCCGACTATGAGTTGATGTGCGAGCTGCTGGAATATGTCGTCGACTATGCCGACCAGGTCCACCATCGCAGCGAAGAACTCATTTTCGCTGCGATGGGGGAGGCGATCAGCAAGACGGCGCCCGGCGCCGGGTCCGGCACCGACAGTCCACCGCAGAGCGGGGAGCTTTCAGCAACCGCGCAGCCGACGGGAATCGATGCCGTTGCGTTGCAGCAGGCCCTCGACTCGCTGAGCGCGCAGCACCAGCAACTCGAGGACATGAACCGCGCCTTTCGCGACGCGATCGAGGGTATCGTCCATGAGGAAGTGCTGTCGCGCGATACCGTGGCGGAGCAGGGCCAAGCAATGATCTCACTGATGCGCACGCACATTGCCGATGAAGAAGCGCGGGTGTTTCCCGCCGCGCGCGAGTTGCTGTCCACCGACGACTGGGTGCGCCTCGAGGCGCAGGCGCCCAGCGCGGCCGATCCGGTCTTCGGCCAACTCGACCCGCTGCGCTTCCGTACCCTGTATGATTACCTCAAAGACGAGCTCGACGCAGAGGACGCCGAATGA